The Rhodoferax ferrireducens T118 DNA segment AGAATAGTTCGTCGTGAGGTAGGAATTCATGGACGCTCCCGAGTTGATTGGGTGACGGACGATAAGTGGGTGCCGCTTTCAGTCCGCTTTCAGTTTCTGCAACCTAGGGAAAGTACCAATCTGCCCGCCCACGGCTATGATCTGCCATGATTTCTGGACCACATCACAACAGCTGCTTGCCATGCGAATCCTGGTAGTCGAAGACAACACCGAATTGGCGCAATGGCTGGGGCGCACCCTGCGCAAAGAACAATACACCGTGGACTGCATCGACAACGGCGCGGATGCTGACTTCGCCCTGAAGTCTGAAAAGTACAACCTGATCATCCTCGATCTCGCCCTACCCAAGCTGGACGGAAAAGAAGTGTTGCGACGCCTGCGGGCGCGCGATGACCAGACGCCGGTGCTGATCCTGACCGCCAACAACACGATCCAGAGCCGGGTGAGCAAACTCGACCAGGGCGCAGACGACTACATGGCCAAACCCTTTGAGATCGAAGAACTCGAAGCGCGTATCCGCATGCTCTTGCGGCGATCGTCAGGCCAGGCCAGCCCCCTCATTGCCTGCGGCGATCTGAGCTACAACACGAACACGCGTGAGTTCCATATTTCACAGCAGCTGCTGGCGTTAACACCCCGGGAGCGCGCGGTGCTGGAGATGCTGCTACGCAAGTCGGGCACCACCGTCACAAAACATGCGCTGGCACAAAGCCTGTTTTCCTTGAGCGAGGATGCGTCCACCGACGCCATCGAGATCTACGTACACCGCTTGCGCAAGAAACTGGAGCACAGCTCCGCGCAAATCATGACATTGCGCGGATTGGGCTACCTGCTGCGCCCGGCCGGGAATGAATAGCAGCCTTCGAAGGCAATTGTTGGCCTGGGTTTTGTT contains these protein-coding regions:
- a CDS encoding response regulator — its product is MRILVVEDNTELAQWLGRTLRKEQYTVDCIDNGADADFALKSEKYNLIILDLALPKLDGKEVLRRLRARDDQTPVLILTANNTIQSRVSKLDQGADDYMAKPFEIEELEARIRMLLRRSSGQASPLIACGDLSYNTNTREFHISQQLLALTPRERAVLEMLLRKSGTTVTKHALAQSLFSLSEDASTDAIEIYVHRLRKKLEHSSAQIMTLRGLGYLLRPAGNE